In one Desulfatiglans sp. genomic region, the following are encoded:
- a CDS encoding aconitate hydratase yields the protein MNKNLTQNRAEKILDIKRKIVGRGLSYAEKLLFLHEADDEMNKTHVAGRDIIKLYPDRVAMQDATAQMAMLQFIQAQRNKSQVEATIHCDHLITAENGNDPDLEKAADTNREVYDFLATAALRYGIGFWGPGSGIIHQVLLENYAKPGLLMIGTDSHTPNAGGLGALAIGVGGADAAEVMAGLPWETTFPYIIGVRLKGRLKEWATAKDVILEMLKRLTVKGGTGCIFEYFGEGAQNLSVTQKATITNMGAELGATSSLFVYDDTMNAYLQNVGRYGDAEQTREFSDILKQDDVCLREPERVFHDIIDIDLDKIRPAHSGPYTPDRITAVSDFKELVSSEKWPEQVSAVLIGSCTNSSYSDLYAVAEILRQADEKGLKVKVPFLLSPGSLRIYETIKRDGILDTLTRAGAEIQAAACGPCIGQWNRRDIKKGDPNTIFTTFNRNFRARNDANPETVAFLTSPLLATAIALSGKTAFNPETDKLTAEDGTGFMLEPPNPPSLPEKGLVESKEYFIAPDITKGAVDIKIDPASDRLELLKPFEKWDGKDFANLPLLVKTKGKTTTDHISPGGEWLKYRGHITNISKNMLMGAVNAFTGETGHGTNTVTGEKGVPLYKLALFYREQTGGFVIVGDENYGEGSSREHAAMSPRFMGAKAVITRSFARIHEANLKKQGILPLTFSSPSDYEKIEESDRISLVDLSGLKPGKPVKAYVTRRDGSRIELMLNHTITEEQIGWFRAGSALNAFKE from the coding sequence TGTGGCTGGCAGGGACATAATAAAATTATACCCTGACCGCGTTGCAATGCAGGATGCAACCGCACAGATGGCCATGCTCCAGTTTATCCAGGCACAGAGAAATAAGAGCCAGGTGGAGGCCACCATACACTGTGACCACCTGATAACCGCAGAAAATGGAAATGACCCTGACCTTGAGAAGGCGGCAGACACAAACAGAGAGGTGTATGATTTTCTCGCTACCGCGGCCCTCAGATACGGCATAGGGTTCTGGGGCCCGGGTTCAGGTATCATACACCAGGTATTGCTTGAAAATTATGCAAAGCCGGGACTCTTGATGATCGGTACAGATTCCCATACCCCGAATGCAGGGGGGCTTGGGGCGCTTGCCATTGGCGTTGGGGGGGCAGATGCAGCAGAGGTTATGGCAGGGCTTCCATGGGAAACTACATTCCCATATATTATAGGTGTAAGGCTTAAGGGAAGGCTCAAGGAGTGGGCCACTGCAAAGGATGTAATACTGGAGATGTTAAAGAGGCTTACAGTAAAGGGGGGGACAGGCTGTATATTTGAGTATTTTGGCGAGGGGGCCCAAAATCTATCAGTGACCCAGAAGGCTACCATCACCAATATGGGCGCAGAGCTGGGCGCGACCTCATCGTTATTTGTATATGATGATACAATGAATGCATATTTACAGAATGTAGGGCGTTATGGAGATGCAGAACAGACAAGGGAATTTTCTGATATCTTGAAACAGGATGATGTCTGCCTGAGAGAGCCGGAAAGGGTCTTTCATGATATTATCGATATAGACCTTGATAAGATAAGGCCCGCCCATTCCGGCCCATATACCCCTGACCGGATCACAGCAGTCTCTGATTTTAAAGAGCTGGTATCATCTGAGAAGTGGCCTGAACAGGTCTCTGCGGTTCTTATAGGTTCATGTACCAATTCATCATATTCTGATCTTTATGCAGTTGCGGAGATACTGCGCCAGGCAGATGAAAAGGGGCTAAAAGTTAAAGTGCCTTTTCTCTTAAGCCCCGGCTCATTAAGGATTTATGAAACCATAAAAAGAGACGGCATACTTGATACCCTTACCCGTGCCGGTGCAGAGATACAGGCTGCTGCATGCGGGCCATGCATTGGGCAGTGGAACAGGAGAGATATTAAAAAGGGTGATCCAAATACCATATTCACCACCTTTAACAGGAACTTCAGGGCCAGGAATGACGCCAACCCTGAGACTGTTGCATTCCTCACATCCCCTCTGCTTGCCACTGCTATAGCTCTCTCAGGTAAAACAGCCTTTAATCCTGAAACAGATAAACTCACAGCAGAGGATGGCACAGGCTTCATGCTTGAACCTCCAAACCCTCCCTCCCTCCCGGAAAAAGGGCTTGTTGAATCAAAGGAATATTTTATCGCACCGGATATTACAAAAGGGGCGGTTGACATAAAAATAGACCCCGCCTCTGACAGGCTTGAGCTTTTAAAACCCTTTGAAAAATGGGATGGAAAGGACTTTGCAAATCTCCCTCTGCTGGTAAAGACAAAGGGAAAGACCACAACCGACCATATCTCACCCGGCGGTGAATGGCTCAAATACAGGGGACACATAACCAATATCTCAAAAAATATGCTTATGGGCGCAGTAAACGCCTTTACAGGAGAGACTGGGCATGGGACAAATACAGTCACAGGAGAAAAGGGTGTCCCATTATATAAACTCGCCCTCTTTTACAGGGAGCAGACGGGCGGTTTTGTTATTGTGGGTGATGAGAACTATGGTGAGGGTTCAAGCCGTGAACATGCGGCCATGAGCCCCAGGTTTATGGGGGCAAAGGCGGTGATAACAAGGTCATTTGCACGTATTCATGAGGCAAACCTTAAGAAACAGGGGATACTACCCCTCACATTCAGCTCACCTTCGGATTATGAAAAGATAGAGGAGTCTGACAGGATAAGCCTTGTCGATTTGTCAGGTTTGAAGCCGGGTAAACCTGTAAAGGCATATGTTACAAGGAGAGATGGCTCAAGAATTGAACTCATGCTGAATCATACCATTACAGAAGAGCAGATAGGATGGTTCAGGGCTGGCTCTGCATTGAATGCATTTAAGGAGTGA